Genomic segment of Triticum aestivum cultivar Chinese Spring chromosome 6A, IWGSC CS RefSeq v2.1, whole genome shotgun sequence:
TGGTCATGGCCCGCTTGAAATCCAACAGCGAGATCATGTCCGTGCTATTGTCATGGACTGTCATCGTCGAGGAGCAGCGGACACTGCCGACTCCACAACAAATGAGCAGCAACGACAGTAACTTGAGGATAGTGGTGAGTCTCGCGGGTCGACTGGTACACGTAAGGCCTCCCGTACCTGCAAGTGTGAAGAATTAATAAAACATTAGAACCCATGCAAAGAAAGAGTTTGCTGGTAGCCGCTACGGCAATCATAGCACAGACCACAGAGGTTTGATTTTGTGAAATGCTTGATCGCAAACAGAAAACTGTCGGCAAGACGAAAGATGGATGTTTGGACACCTTTGGTTGGCCGGATCGGACGAAACGGCAGCCTTTCTTGCATGGCTTTGCTGCCGGGTGGTGAGATGAGGTGCGTGTGCCACTGGCAGCTATGAGTTGGAACGCTGGACAGGATGCTCAGCTGGTTTAAAAGGACTCTTCCAGGCTTGATTAGCCTTATTATGTGAAGCCTGGTCACCACCGGAGGGAAGACCTCAAGTCGTCCGTCAACCTCAAGACCTCAAGTCCACCACCGGTCAACTAAATACGTAGAAACTAGTTGGCGCTCGCGACGCGAGCCAGCCAGTCTCCGCACGGAGCGCTCCAAGGCGGGGCACGACTCGTGGGAGGGAGAGGGGCTCACCACGTGAGGTGAATGGAGGAGGAAAATCTGCTGCATGCGCATGTTGTGGTTGCCTCTGCGTGGGGTTTTTCcagctttttttttctttccaactTTTTTCGGTGTATTATTTTCAGTTATTTTTTCAAAAgtgctcccgagctcaaatgctcaGTAAAATTAAaacaaatattttaaaaaaaaaaactgatttttttcgTGGTAAACTTTGGCAAGTGTTTCGTACGCTTGCACAATTTCAGCATGAAACGACATTCGTGAAAGGCatgaaaagaaaacaaaatcagCACTCAAAATATTTTTAAAAGTAGCATTTTTTGGAACATTGATTTTTTTTGCCACGATTTCCACAAATGTCATTTCGTGCTGAAATTTTGCAAGCATACAAAATATTTGTCAAAGTTTGCcccaaaaaattcagattttttgatttttttgtacTATTTTTCTGATTTTACTATTCATAAGGGAGCATTTGAGCTCAGGTGTAGATACTCCATGTTTATAGAAGACAAAATTGTAAGTGCAAGAAGACTAGCACCCGTTGTGCGAACAACGAGCGTAGCACGGACATCACACCCAGACCCAGGCAAGTCCAAAGGCAACCACCAATGACGAGACAAAACTACAAAGCAAAAGCAGTTGTCCTAACAACTAACAACACCGTGCCTCGACCAACGCTAGGCACCTCCATAGACCGCCATCTCCCACTGAACTTTGCTTGTTGACGCACCATCCACCCTGACTGCATAAGAGGAGGTGGCAAGTGAATGGCATGACTTGATCAGATGTGAGGAAGACACCATATTGGACACACCAGCGACGGCCGTACATAGCGCTACCGAGGATCAAAATAGGACCACAACAAAGACCAGAGGAGAGCAACCAAGAACCAAGCCGTGTCTCCAAACAAGATGCTCCCAACAGAGGAGTGACATCAAGGACGTCGTCATCGTGCCAATCCTACACCGAATCGAGGCTTTAGCTCGGAGACAACAACCAACTCCACACGAGCAAGGGAAATGTCAAACACACCTCggcaacgcctccaaggaggaggACGACACCCATGGGCGCCATCGCCGTCAGCCTAGCGAAAGCCGTGAAGACAACATCCCAGTAATCATGAAGGATCAAAAGCATGACTACACCTTCGTGATCTACAATCTACTAGTAATTCTTGATTTTTCAAGTAATATTTTGGTAGGACAAGTTCCAGAGGAGATAACTCCTACTCATTGGACTTACTAGCCTGAACTTGTCAAATAATCAGTTCATAGGAACAATCCCAAACGAAGTTGGTGATTTAAAGCGGTTGGAGTCACTTGACCTATCCTACAATGAGTTTTCTGGTGCAATATCATCAAGTTTGTCAGCTTTAATTTATTTGAGCCACTTGAACTTGTCATACAACAATCTGTCTGATGCAATACCATGCGGACAACAGCTTCAAACTCTTACAACCAGATGTATATCTACATCGGTAACCCTGGTCTTTGTGGAGAACTTATCGGCAGGAACTGCTCAACACGTAATGCAGTGAAAAGTGGCCTCGAAGATATAGACCATATGTCATCGGTTTATCTTGCCATGAGCATGGGATTTGTGGTGGGTCTTTGGATAGTTTTCTACACGATGTCGACGAAGAGAGCCTGGAGGGCTGCCGTCTTCCAGTTTGTTGATATGATGTATGACATGGTTTATGTGCAAGTGACTGTAAGGTGGGCTCATGTGATGGAGATAACTCAAGACCGTGCACCATGAAGTGCCCAACTCCTGTGAAAGCGAGTTTGTATCTATATGCTATTTGTATGTTTGCACCATGCTCTATTTGTAGCTCTAAAGGGGCCTTGGCTGGACGTCTGCACTGTATTGGATTGATATTTGTGTATGTTTGTACTATAGCAAATGAACTCTATGTATAAGTTTTGCTGGATTATTTAAGCTGAAGAAAAATGCGCAACCTGGTAACGTCGCTCTGCCTTCTTGGTGTTGTTCAGTTTGCTCTGTACCATCTATTCCCAGAGAGTAATAATTCATCAGCATAGCAAAAAAAAAAGATCCCTGTTGGCTTATATGCGAACAGACCTTTTTGTAAGATATATATCAAGAGGTAAGACCTGTTAAAACTTAAAAGGCTGTGTTCACCATCAGTGTGTGTAGGCTTGTTCAAGTTAATTTGAAGGTGCCATTTGAGCTAACATTCCTTTGGTTGGGAAAACTGTATCGACTCGACCTTGCTCACCGAGGTGGGTTTGCGAGTGAAGGGGGAGATGCTCAAGGCTTACCAGTTCAAGTCCTCGGAGCAGGTGAACATGGAACCCTTCGTGCGTGCCTGTGCCTGCGTTGTTGGTGGTTACATGATGTCCAAGATTCCGGTTATGCCTACTGGGCCCCAATTTTCCAGAATGGCTTAAATCGCAGTCAAACATTGAGGTTCTTGTTCTCAGTAATGCGAATCTGGATGACATTATTCCTTATTGGTTTTGGGTGACATTTTCCCAAGCTTCATTCTTGCAAGCATCAGGAAATAAATTGCATGGCTCATTACCGGCACAGTTGCCTATAAAAATAGTAAGACTGAACCTATCTTCAAACTCTTTATCTGGTTCATTGCCATCAGAGTTAAATGCTCCACTACTCGAAGAGTTTTTGCTTGCAAACAATCAATTCATAGGCACCATTCCGTCGTCTATATGCCAATTGACTAAACTGAAAAGGTTGGACCTATCAGGAAAACAGTTAACAGGAGATATTATGCAGTGCCAAAAGGCACTTGTTCCAAACTCTACAGATCAATTTGGCTCTGACATGCTGAGCTTAGCCTTGAATAACAACGATCTCACTGGTGAATTCCCTAAATTTCTTCAAAGGTCATCAGGATTAATGTTCCTTGATCTTTCTTACAACAGGTTATTTGGAGGACTGCCAGAATGGTTACCCCAAAAAATGCCACACATGAAAATATTAAGAGTGAGATCAAATATGTTCAGTGGTCATATTCCTAAGAGTCTCACTTCCCTTCATGGTCTTCATTATTTGGATATAGCACACAACAACATGACAGGAAGCATACCATGGTCTTTGTCAAACCTGAAGGCAATGATGACAATGGTGTCACAGGACACGGGTGATTATATTTATGAGGAGAGCATCCCAGTAATCACAAAGGATCAAAAGCGTGACTACACCTTTGCAATCTACCAGCTATTGGTTGTTCTTGATTTGTCAAGTAATAGTTTGGCAGGACAGGTTCCAGAGGAGATAACTTTACTCATTGGGCTTACCAATCTAAACTTGTCAAATAATCAGCTCACAGGAGTAATCCCAAACAAAATTGGTGATTTAAGGCAGCTGGACTCACTCGACCTGTCCATCAATGAATTTTCTGGTGAAATACCATCAAGTTTGTCTGCTTTAACTTATTTGAGCCACTTGAACTTGTCATACAACAATTTGTCTGGTGCAATACCATCCGGCCAACAGCTACAAGCTCTTGCTAACCAGATGTATATCTACATCGGTAACCCTGGTCTTTGTGGAGATCCTGTCGGCAGGAACTGCTCAAGACATGATGCAGAGCAAAGTGACCTCGAAGACATAGATCATATGCCATCTGTTTATCTTGCCATGAGCATTGGATTTGTGGTGGGTCTGTGGACAGTTTTCTGCACCATGTTGATGAAGAGAACATGGAGGGCTGCCTTCTTCCAGTTTGTTGATATGATGTACGACATGGTTTATGTGCAAGTGGCTGTAAGGTGGGCTCACGTGATGGAGACAACTCAAGACGGTGCACCATGAAGTGCCCAATTCCTGTGAAAGTGAGTTTGTATCTAAATATTATTTGTATGTTTGCACCATGTCCCTATTTGTAGCTCTAAAGGAGCGTCGACTGGATGTCTGTATTGTATTGTTATTTGTATGTTTGAACCATATCTCTATTTGTACCCCAAAATGAGCCTTGGCTGGACGTTTGTACTGTATTGTGCATTGGTATTTCTATGTCTGTATTTTAAGAAATGAAGTGTATGCATATGTTTTGCTGGATTGTTTAAGCTGAAGAAAACATATACAGTCCTATAACTGCACTCTGCCTTTTTCATGTTGTTTGGTTTGCTTTGTACCATCTATTTCCAGAGAGTGATAATTCATTTGCGTAGCGAAAAAAGGCGCCTGTTGGTTAGTATGAGAACATATTTGTTTGTAAGATATCTCTCAAGGCAAGAGGTAGAAAGCTCTGTTCACCATCAGTGCTTCTAGACTTATTCATGTAAATCTGAAGCTTCCATTTCAGCTGACATTTCTGTATTTTGGTGAGGCAAACTGTATCGACTTGACCATGCCCGCCGAGGCTGTGTTTGCCAGCGAAGTTAGAAGCACAAGGCAGACCAGTCCAAGCCCTTTGAGTGCGACCACGCCTGCATCTTTGGTGGTTAAAGGATGCCCATAAGGTGAAAGTGAAATTAAGAAGAAAATAAGTGTATGTTTTATGTCTACAGACTTGTTTCATTTCAGAAAAAATCGGATATTTTTGCGCCCAGGAACTGAAGCCAGTACAGAATAACAAGTGTATGCAGTATAAAATTCACTGGTGTGCATGATGGACATTTAGAACAAAGAAACAAATTATGAGCAGTCACAAACCGCGTCGTATCCCATAGTCAACACTAATGTCTGTAATCTTCAGATACTAAACTTGTCGTTAATATCAAAACCACCATTTAAACTTTGCTTCAAGTGAAAAATCGGATGAACTGCAGCAGACATTTTGGTCTCCAGTTTCATGCGAACTCACACACTTAAAAATATCAAAACATGCATGAGTCTGCAAATGAAAACGAACTAAAAAAATGTGAGGGCAGCTTCATATCATATGGAAGTAAAACACAATGCTAAAGTAGGCGTTCCCTGTTTCGCAAACAGACAAGCAAAAGGAGACATAAGGTAAGGGTCTCTGTTTCAGCAAACCACCCTCCATGACCAACAGACTGCTCGAGATTCTGGTGAAATCGACATGGCACATGAACAGAAATATGGAACCACCACGCACTCCCAAAGTGTACAGATCGAACGAACACCAACGCCTGGAATCAGCTCCTCGGGCCTCAGTCCCAAATCAGCTCGACAGAGAGATGCTCTGCTTTTACTAGTCATGCAGAAAGCAGATTATGCATCACCACACTTACATAGTACTCACTAACTTCCCAAGATCACAGTAGTACTCACTAACTTCCCAAGATCGAAGGCTGGAGGAACATAGCTTCTGGTATCACTATCACACATCCAAAAATACCTATTGCTGGTACAAAAAAACCTTTGGTGTATACATGACTTCCCAAATTGGTTCTCTCAAACACTACAGTACATTCAGGCGGATGGATATGGTCACGAACATCCTTCACTGCTCCATTGGGCGGTTCCCGATAAAGTACCTAGGCCTCCCGTTGACAATCCGCTGGCAATCTGCGGCGCAGCTTCAAGGACTTGTCGATCACATCGCGGTAAGCCTGCCCACATGGCGTGCATCTGCTCTGCCGAAGAGCGGCCGGCTGCTCCTTGTCAAGTCTGTCCTGTCGGCGATGCCAATCCATGCGATGTTGGCGTTCGAGCTTCCGGCCAAGACGATAAAGGCTATCAACAAAATTCTAAGAGGTTTCCTCTGGTGTGGCAAAGCCGAAGCGAATGGGGGCAACTGTGTGGTGGCATGGCCGGCGGTCTGTACCCCTAAGTGGGCCGGTGGCCTGGGCATGCCGGATATACAGTGGATGAACATGGCCATGCAGGCCAGGTGGCCGTGGCTAGCTCGGACCGACAGCTCGAGGCCATGGAGCGAGTTCACGATGCCAATACCGAAAGAAGCCAGACAGTTATGCAATGCGGCAATGCACATGACGATTGGTGATGGCAGTGATGCTTTGTTTTGGGAGGACAGGTGGCTTGATGGCCTTAGGATCGAGGAAATTGCTCCAAACATCCACTCCCGCATCCCTAAACACATTCGGAAGCGGCTTCATGTCAATGAGGTGATAACAAGCAGATCCTGGGCACACGAGGTTGGCCCTGACATGAACAGGTCGGCGATCAGGGAATTCATGGAGATGTGGACTCGTGTTGATGCGGTGCAACTCCGGGAGGGAGTGCCGGATACGATCACCTGGGCGTGGGAGCGCAATGGGAGGTATTCTGCCCGCTCAGCGTATGCGGCCAAGTTCATGGGTCGAGAGGTAGCCCCGACGGCCACGGTGACATGGAAGAATCGTGCCCCCCCTGCAATGCCGCTTCTTCCTATGGCTTGCTGTTTGCAACCGCTGCTGGACCTCCGATCGTTTGGCCAGGAGGGGCCTGCCGCACCAGGATACTTGCCCACTTTGCGACCAGGAGGAGGAAACGATGAACCATATCATGCTACAATGTGCTTTCTCCAGAGGGTTCTGGTTCCAGATTTGCACGGTGTTGGGCAAGCCAGGATGGACCCCAGCACCTGATGACACACTGCCGGACTGGCTGCTCAACAAGGCTATGGAGGGAACGCCGGATAAGGATGTGAGAACTATCATCATTCTTGCTCTTTGAGAGATATGGAAGCATCGCAACAGGATCGTTTTCGACGGGGACTTCCCTTCGCTTGCGAGACTAGTTCGTAGGTACCTTACTGAAGGTAGAACCTGGAAAATGGCGGGCCTCATAAGGACGGACATGGAGCCCTTCTTCGAGCGGATTCACATGTGGGCAATGGACGAGACGTAGAGCTAGTCTAGGGTACGGTGGTGAGGGTGCTTTGTAGCACCCTCGGTGGTGTTGGTGTGTTGTAACAACCCCGGTGGAGGGTCCTTGTACCTCTTTCTTCTTTAATACAAGATACGCATGctatgcgtattcgagaaaaaaaaacaATACATTCAGTACAGTCGCAAACACGAACGGAACATATGAAGAATACATGCTTTATAATGCTACCCATGTTTGGAGGTTTTTGTCCTCGGCTGTTTCCGCGACAACCATCTTCTCGTAAAGAACCAAACCTCAGTTCCGGCAACGCTTCCTTTATTACGCACATGGCTCCAACTGttcgttcatcctcttcagcacagGGGCTGATTGTTTTGGGTACTGTGTGGAGTCACTTCTTTCCCCCTTcagcttgtactccctccgttccaaattactcgtcgcaaaaatgaatgtatctagaactaaaaaacatatagatacatccatttctacgacgagtaatttggaacggagggagtactactttccGAATCTCCTGTTTCCTTGTACAACCTTCTCCAGTTTACTGATATGATATACGAATTGATGGAGAAAACTCAAGACAGTGCACCATGAAGTGCCCAACCCCGCGGCAAATGGATTGGTTATCTAAATGATATCTGTATGCTTGCACCATATCTCTATTTCCAGCTTTAAAATGGACCTTGGCTGTGTTAAACAATGTTGCTATAGGGTCATGGTGGTGCGGTGCAGCCAAGTATTCTGGTTCAACTGCATAGGCTAGATAGATATTCTCTGTAACAATATTCTCTCTCTAGTTTATCCCTTGTACTCCAAGTAGTTTATCCCTTGTATCTCAAGTTTCAATCTCAATAATTTGTACACTACCAGGGTGTCGTGCCCCTGCCTATATAACATGCAACCGTCGCCCTGAACTGGGTACGACGTTTcccacatggtaatcagagcctaaCTCTTCCGTCACATCTAGGTTTTCTCTCCTCCACCGAAACCTCCTACCATGGCTTCCTCCAGCGCCTCCAACCCTACCCTCTCTGGCCAAGTCACCGAGCACCTCACACGCGCCAACTACATCCTATGGCGTACCCAGATCACGCCACAACTCTGCGGTGCTGGTTACTTCGGGTACATGGACGGGAGCATGGCGGAGCCAGACAAGGTCGTCGTCTCCAAGGACAAGGATGGCAAGGAGGAGACCGCCCCGAATCCTCTACATCAACTTTGGATCAGGGAAGACCAGCAGGTACTGGGCTATCTTCTGAATAATCTGTCCAAAGAAGTACTCGTACAGGTGACCGCGATCACCCACGCGCATGAGCTTTGGATGGCGTTGGTGAGGATGTTCTCGTCAACCTCACTGTCCCGCATCAACAACATCCGTGCCGCCCTCACGAACGCGCAGAAGGGGACGCAATCGGTGGCCACGTACTTTGTGCACATGCTCTCCCTCGCCGACGAGCTTGCAGCGGCGGGGCGGCCCCTTCAGGATGACGAGCTGATCTCCTACATCCTCAACGGCCTCGACATGGACTACCAGCCGCTGGTCTCTGCCCTTGACGCCCGCACCATCccggtcacccttgatgaattGTTTGCTCAGATGAGTAACTTTGATCAAAGGGTGGCTCTGTTCCAAAGGACAGGGACCGGAGGCGGCTTCGAGTCTACATCGAACATCGCCACCCGCggccgcggcggtggcggctgTCGCTACTGTGGACCTCCTCGCAACAAGGGCAAGGGCTCTGGCGGGGGCAACAGCAGCGGCCAGAACGGCAACAACGCGCGCGACGGCGGCCGGCCCTCCTCCAACAACAATAGGGGCCGGCGCACCAGCTCCTCCAACAATAACAGATCGCGCACGGACGCTGTTTGGTGCCAAATCTGTGGCAAGCTGGGACACTCAGCTAAAGATTGCTGGTACcggtttgaggatgatgatgatgtatCATCCCAAGATGAAAAGGTGGTCGGGGCGGCTGAAGCCTCATATGGTGTTGACACGAACTGGTACGTCGACGGCGGAGCCACGAACCACATCACGGGTGAGCTAGAAAAGGTGACCATGCGCGAGAAGTATCGCGGCCAAGATCACATCCACACCGCAGGTATGAAGATTGGTCACATTGTCATTCTGTTATTAAAACCCCGCATAGAAAAATTCACCTCAGAATTTTTTTTGCATGTTCCTAGTGCTTCCAAGAGTTTTCTTTCTGTTCATCGCACTGCCATTGATAACCATGTCTTTCTTGAATTTCACCCCTTCTtttttttgatcaaggatcaggccatGAGGAGGGTGCtatatcgaggtagatgtgttcgtGGGCTTTACCCATTAATTCCGGAGATTCGAAGACtcaataaacaagttttcagtgccACCAAAGTCTCATCTACACGGTGACATGATCGATTAGGACATG
This window contains:
- the LOC123129812 gene encoding receptor like protein 22-like encodes the protein MRTTASNSYNQMYIYIGNPGLCGELIGRNCSTRNAVKSGLEDIDHMSSVYLAMSMGFVVGLWIVFYTMSTKRAWRAAVFQFVDMMYDMVYVQVTVRFRLCLLGPNFPEWLKSQSNIEVLVLSNANLDDIIPYWFWVTFSQASFLQASGNKLHGSLPAQLPIKIVRLNLSSNSLSGSLPSELNAPLLEEFLLANNQFIGTIPSSICQLTKLKRLDLSGKQLTGDIMQCQKALVPNSTDQFGSDMLSLALNNNDLTGEFPKFLQRSSGLMFLDLSYNRLFGGLPEWLPQKMPHMKILRVRSNMFSGHIPKSLTSLHGLHYLDIAHNNMTGSIPWSLSNLKAMMTMVSQDTGDYIYEESIPVITKDQKRDYTFAIYQLLVVLDLSSNSLAGQVPEEITLLIGLTNLNLSNNQLTGVIPNKIGDLRQLDSLDLSINEFSGEIPSSLSALTYLSHLNLSYNNLSGAIPSGQQLQALANQMYIYIGNPGLCGDPVGRNCSRHDAEQSDLEDIDHMPSVYLAMSIGFVVGLWTVFCTMLMKRTWRAAFFQFVDMMYDMVYVQVAVRWAHVMETTQDGAP